A region of Rhodoferax potami DNA encodes the following proteins:
- a CDS encoding sulfate/molybdate ABC transporter ATP-binding protein: protein MSIAIRNVSKDFGTFKALQDVNLDIESGELVALLGPSGCGKTTLLRIIAGLETADHGNILFSGEDTTDVHVRERNVGFVFQHYALFRHMSVFDNVAFGLRMKPRALRPSEAVIKQKVHDLLGLVQLDWLADRYPAQLSGGQRQRIALARALAVEPKVLLLDEPFGALDAKVRKELRRWLRRLHDDLHVTSIFVTHDQEEALEVADRVVLMNSGKVEQIGSPQQVWDHPASPFVYGFLGDVNLFHGRAHEGEMLIGEDHHGVRLASPEHSEAQNAKAFAYVRPHDLDVQPYKAGQPVSGIVAKLVRAIVVGPIARLELLPEDRSAAGSGDIIEAQIGAQEYKALELKDGDTVVLTPRKARVFTA, encoded by the coding sequence ATGAGTATTGCAATTCGCAACGTCAGCAAAGACTTCGGCACCTTCAAGGCGCTGCAGGACGTGAACCTGGACATCGAGTCCGGCGAACTCGTCGCCCTGCTCGGCCCATCCGGCTGCGGCAAGACCACGCTGCTGCGCATCATCGCCGGATTGGAAACGGCTGACCACGGCAACATCCTTTTCAGCGGCGAAGACACCACCGACGTGCATGTGCGTGAGCGCAATGTGGGCTTTGTATTCCAGCACTACGCGCTGTTCCGCCACATGAGCGTGTTTGACAACGTGGCCTTCGGCCTGCGTATGAAACCGCGCGCTCTGCGCCCGTCTGAAGCCGTCATCAAGCAAAAAGTGCACGACCTGCTGGGCTTGGTGCAACTGGACTGGCTGGCCGACCGCTATCCGGCACAACTCTCTGGGGGGCAGCGCCAGCGTATCGCCCTGGCCCGCGCCTTGGCCGTAGAGCCGAAAGTGCTGCTGCTGGACGAACCCTTTGGCGCGCTGGATGCCAAAGTGCGCAAGGAACTGCGCCGCTGGCTGCGCCGCCTGCATGACGACTTGCATGTGACCAGTATCTTCGTGACCCACGACCAGGAAGAAGCCCTGGAAGTGGCCGACCGTGTCGTGCTGATGAACAGCGGCAAGGTCGAGCAAATCGGCTCACCCCAGCAGGTGTGGGACCACCCCGCCAGCCCGTTTGTCTATGGCTTTTTGGGCGATGTGAACTTGTTCCACGGCCGTGCCCACGAAGGCGAAATGCTGATCGGCGAAGACCACCACGGCGTTCGCCTGGCCAGCCCTGAGCACAGCGAAGCGCAAAACGCCAAAGCCTTTGCCTATGTGCGCCCGCACGATCTGGATGTGCAGCCCTACAAGGCAGGCCAGCCGGTGAGCGGCATCGTCGCCAAGCTGGTGCGCGCCATTGTGGTGGGCCCGATTGCCCGCTTGGAGCTGCTGCCCGAAGACCGCAGCGCAGCGGGCAGCGGCGACATCATCGAAGCCCAGATCGGCGCGCAGGAGTACAAAGCGCTGGAACTCAAAGACGGCGACACCGTGGTGCTGACACCGCGCAAGGCACGGGTGTTTACCGCGTGA
- a CDS encoding TetR/AcrR family transcriptional regulator, whose amino-acid sequence MTHVAEAPKGLIRRANEALILSAAEKVFARAGFGGATMAAIAEASGLPKANLHYYFGSKEVLYRAVLAQILSDWLVPTHGITVDADPRTALEQYIRAKMELSAQRPDGSKVWANELLHGAPVVKELLATDLRQLTLEKAAVVQAWVDAGRIAPVDGMHLFFTIWAATQTYADFDVQVCAVMDQEMLGEQDFERATQHLVSFILRGCGL is encoded by the coding sequence ATGACCCACGTTGCCGAAGCTCCCAAGGGCCTCATTCGCCGGGCGAATGAGGCCCTTATTTTGTCTGCCGCCGAAAAAGTGTTTGCCCGCGCCGGTTTTGGTGGCGCCACCATGGCCGCGATTGCCGAGGCCAGTGGCCTGCCCAAGGCCAACCTGCACTACTATTTCGGCAGCAAAGAAGTGCTGTACCGCGCCGTACTGGCCCAAATTCTGAGCGACTGGCTGGTGCCCACCCATGGCATCACTGTCGATGCCGACCCGCGCACCGCCCTGGAGCAATACATACGCGCCAAGATGGAGCTCTCCGCCCAGCGGCCTGATGGCTCCAAAGTGTGGGCCAATGAACTGTTGCACGGCGCGCCCGTGGTCAAAGAGCTGCTGGCTACCGACTTGCGCCAACTCACCCTGGAAAAAGCCGCGGTGGTGCAAGCATGGGTGGACGCCGGGCGCATCGCCCCGGTGGACGGCATGCACCTTTTCTTCACCATCTGGGCCGCCACCCAGACCTATGCTGACTTTGATGTGCAGGTTTGTGCCGTGATGGACCAGGAGATGCTCGGTGAGCAAGACTTTGAGCGCGCGACCCAGCACCTGGTGTCGTTTATTCTGCGGGGCTGCGGCTTGTGA
- a CDS encoding ABC transporter substrate-binding protein, whose translation MMCSSQCAKSLLALALAAAGFAAHAADKVTVQLKWVPQAQFAGYYMAAAKGFYKDAGLDVTIKPGGPDIAPTQVIAGKQADIVVDWMPSALAAREAGVPLVNVAQVFNQSGLMLTCKKASGVASPKDFKGKTLGVWYGGNEYPFLNWMGKLGLKTDSDIKILKQGFNVDPLLQNQAACISTMIYNEYWQVVDAGVKEKDLVTFFYEKEGVATLEDGLYVLEGNLKDPAFVAKMGKFLKATLKGWDAAVKDPEGAAKAVVAADTSGSASVKVQKRQMENVAKLITNAGTKKIGYLEPAAYERTVKVLLAGGSDPVIKKDPGKAAYSHAIYEAAQK comes from the coding sequence ATGATGTGTTCTTCCCAATGCGCCAAGAGCCTGCTGGCTCTGGCGCTGGCTGCTGCAGGCTTTGCCGCCCACGCTGCCGACAAGGTGACTGTGCAGCTCAAGTGGGTGCCCCAGGCCCAGTTTGCCGGCTACTACATGGCTGCGGCCAAGGGCTTCTACAAAGACGCCGGCCTGGACGTGACCATCAAACCCGGTGGCCCGGACATCGCCCCTACCCAGGTGATTGCCGGCAAACAAGCCGACATCGTGGTGGACTGGATGCCCTCTGCCTTGGCTGCGCGTGAAGCTGGTGTGCCCTTGGTGAACGTGGCCCAAGTGTTCAACCAGTCCGGCCTGATGCTGACCTGCAAAAAGGCCAGCGGCGTGGCGAGCCCCAAAGACTTCAAGGGCAAGACCCTGGGCGTCTGGTATGGCGGAAACGAATACCCCTTCCTCAACTGGATGGGTAAGCTCGGCCTGAAAACCGACTCCGACATCAAGATCCTGAAGCAAGGCTTCAACGTCGACCCACTGCTGCAAAACCAGGCCGCCTGTATCTCCACCATGATTTACAACGAGTACTGGCAAGTGGTGGACGCGGGTGTGAAGGAAAAAGACCTGGTCACTTTTTTCTATGAAAAAGAAGGCGTAGCCACGCTGGAAGACGGCTTGTACGTGCTCGAAGGCAACCTGAAAGACCCCGCCTTCGTGGCCAAGATGGGCAAGTTCCTCAAAGCCACACTCAAGGGCTGGGATGCTGCGGTCAAAGACCCTGAAGGTGCTGCCAAAGCCGTGGTGGCTGCAGACACCTCCGGTAGCGCTAGCGTGAAAGTGCAGAAACGCCAGATGGAAAACGTGGCCAAGCTGATCACCAATGCCGGTACCAAGAAAATTGGGTACCTCGAGCCCGCCGCCTACGAGCGTACCGTCAAAGTGTTGCTGGCTGGTGGCAGCGACCCGGTGATCAAGAAAGACCCGGGCAAGGCTGCGTATTCGCACGCCATCTACGAAGCTGCCCAGAAGTGA
- a CDS encoding ABC transporter permease, which yields MSDTAAIETAAGATGLAPWFWPGIVLLALVAGYSVYRMAAIQGRSWVGMATAALFGAWVVLFWEVLVRALDVPRVLLPAPSLVMGALWDHAPKLWGDFVQTVGKAVLIGWALGCGLGFCVAVAIDRMPFLQRGLLPVASLTSAIPLVGVAPIAVMWFGFDWPSKAAVVVLMTFFPMLVSTLAGLQAAGKLERELMYSYAASYPRTLLALRLPAALPFIFGALKVNATLALIGAIVAEFFGSPTAGLGFRISTEAARMNMPLVWGAIVVAAVTGSVAYALLVALERRAAFWHPSVREG from the coding sequence ATGAGCGATACAGCCGCAATCGAAACCGCAGCGGGTGCCACCGGCCTTGCCCCATGGTTCTGGCCCGGCATCGTGCTGTTGGCCCTGGTGGCAGGTTACAGCGTCTACCGCATGGCAGCCATCCAGGGTCGCAGCTGGGTGGGCATGGCCACCGCGGCCCTGTTTGGTGCCTGGGTGGTGCTGTTCTGGGAGGTTTTGGTGCGCGCGCTGGATGTGCCCCGCGTGTTGCTGCCCGCACCTAGCCTGGTGATGGGTGCCCTGTGGGACCACGCGCCCAAACTCTGGGGCGACTTTGTGCAAACCGTGGGCAAGGCGGTGCTCATCGGTTGGGCGCTGGGCTGCGGCTTGGGCTTTTGTGTGGCGGTGGCGATTGACCGCATGCCGTTTTTGCAGCGTGGCCTGCTGCCGGTAGCCTCGCTCACCAGTGCGATTCCTCTGGTCGGTGTGGCGCCCATTGCGGTGATGTGGTTCGGCTTTGACTGGCCCTCCAAAGCGGCGGTGGTGGTGCTCATGACCTTCTTCCCCATGCTGGTGTCTACCCTCGCGGGCCTGCAGGCAGCCGGCAAGCTGGAGCGCGAGCTGATGTACAGCTACGCCGCCAGCTACCCGCGCACTTTGCTCGCGTTGCGCTTGCCGGCCGCGCTGCCTTTCATTTTTGGCGCGCTCAAGGTGAATGCCACCTTGGCGCTTATCGGCGCCATCGTGGCGGAGTTTTTTGGTTCGCCTACGGCGGGCCTGGGTTTTCGCATCAGCACTGAGGCTGCGCGCATGAACATGCCGCTGGTCTGGGGCGCGATTGTGGTGGCGGCAGTAACCGGATCGGTGGCCTACGCCTTGCTAGTTGCATTGGAGCGCCGGGCGGCGTTCTGGCATCCCTCGGTGCGCGAAGGGTGA
- a CDS encoding ABC transporter permease — protein MATTKTLTQRIVHDWLPVVVVLLAVVLAWYSAAWGMNAQGAIERVLDEEAGYTQMELFEATMTMERPLVPAPHQVAADFYESLTEWPIDSPRNLIYHVIVTGQSTLLGFAMGTALGLLLSVLIVHSRTLDKALLPWIVASQTVPVLAIAPIVLVVLGSLGFAGTAPKAFIAMYLCFFPVTVAMVQGLRSPQKIETEMMYTYAASRWQSLWLLRLPAALPFLFPALRVGVAAGLVGAMVAELPTGAQAGLGARLLTGSYYGQTTQIWSALVMSTLLGLALTGIVAGIERLVLRSRGAK, from the coding sequence ATGGCCACCACTAAAACCCTGACCCAACGCATCGTGCACGACTGGCTGCCGGTCGTGGTGGTGCTGCTGGCCGTAGTGTTGGCCTGGTACAGCGCGGCCTGGGGCATGAATGCGCAAGGCGCCATCGAGCGTGTGCTGGACGAAGAGGCTGGCTACACCCAGATGGAGCTGTTTGAAGCGACCATGACCATGGAGCGCCCCCTCGTGCCCGCGCCCCACCAAGTGGCTGCCGACTTCTATGAGAGCCTTACCGAATGGCCCATCGACTCGCCCCGCAACCTGATCTATCACGTCATCGTCACTGGCCAGTCGACCTTGCTGGGCTTCGCCATGGGCACGGCCTTGGGCTTGCTGCTGTCGGTGCTCATCGTGCACAGCCGCACGCTGGACAAAGCCTTGTTGCCCTGGATCGTGGCCTCGCAAACCGTGCCGGTGCTGGCGATCGCGCCCATTGTGCTGGTGGTGCTGGGTAGCCTCGGTTTCGCAGGCACTGCGCCTAAAGCATTCATTGCGATGTACCTGTGCTTTTTCCCGGTCACGGTGGCCATGGTGCAAGGGCTGCGCTCACCGCAAAAAATAGAAACCGAGATGATGTACACCTACGCCGCCTCGCGCTGGCAATCACTGTGGTTGCTGCGTTTGCCGGCGGCTCTGCCTTTCTTGTTTCCCGCACTGCGGGTGGGCGTGGCGGCGGGCTTGGTCGGCGCCATGGTGGCGGAGTTGCCCACCGGTGCGCAGGCCGGCTTGGGTGCCCGCTTGCTCACAGGCTCGTATTACGGGCAAACCACGCAAATCTGGTCTGCTTTGGTGATGTCCACCCTGTTGGGTTTAGCGCTCACCGGCATCGTCGCTGGTATAGAGCGTTTGGTGTTGCGTAGCCGGGGGGCGAAATGA
- a CDS encoding ABC transporter ATP-binding protein: MNHSEASGPRATSHTAAPIAARTAVAVRNASVIYQTADTPVHALSNIDLDIRAGEFVSLIGPSGCGKTTLMRVIADLEHISSGEVLVNGVSPHDARLARAYGYVFQAPALFPWRNVLANVTLPLQIQGKGRVEAKAIALEHLERVGLKGFEGKYPWQLSGGMQQRVSIARALSFEPKILMMDEPFGALDEITRDRLNEQLQQLWQRERRTVVFVTHSISEAVYLSTKIVVMSPRPGRIVKVIDSPLPDERHLGLRDTPEFMALAHEVREALADGHH, from the coding sequence ATGAACCATTCCGAAGCATCAGGCCCCCGGGCCACCTCCCACACTGCGGCGCCCATCGCTGCCCGCACCGCGGTGGCTGTCCGCAATGCCAGCGTCATCTACCAGACGGCGGATACACCGGTTCACGCGCTGTCCAACATTGATCTGGACATACGCGCCGGCGAGTTTGTCTCCCTGATCGGCCCGTCCGGTTGTGGCAAAACCACGCTGATGCGGGTGATTGCAGACCTCGAGCACATCAGCTCCGGCGAGGTGCTGGTCAATGGTGTGAGCCCGCATGACGCCCGGCTGGCCCGTGCCTATGGTTATGTGTTCCAGGCACCCGCGCTGTTCCCTTGGCGCAATGTGCTGGCCAACGTGACCCTGCCGCTTCAAATCCAAGGCAAAGGCAGGGTCGAGGCCAAAGCCATTGCCCTCGAGCACTTGGAGCGCGTGGGTCTCAAAGGTTTTGAGGGCAAATACCCGTGGCAGCTCTCCGGTGGCATGCAGCAGCGCGTGTCGATTGCGCGCGCGCTGTCCTTCGAGCCCAAGATCCTGATGATGGACGAGCCCTTTGGTGCGCTCGACGAGATCACCCGCGACCGGCTCAATGAACAGTTGCAGCAGCTCTGGCAGCGCGAGCGGCGCACCGTGGTGTTTGTGACCCACAGCATCTCGGAAGCGGTCTATCTGTCCACCAAAATTGTGGTGATGTCTCCGCGCCCCGGGCGCATCGTCAAGGTGATTGACTCCCCATTGCCCGATGAGCGCCACCTGGGCTTGCGGGATACGCCCGAGTTCATGGCGTTGGCTCATGAAGTGCGCGAGGCCTTAGCCGATGGCCACCACTAA
- a CDS encoding response regulator transcription factor has protein sequence MSTAAIYIVDDDADMREGLAWLFDSRGHKATTWDSGPPFIDSVKARAGVWEQAVVLLDIRMVPMTGLQVFEQLKALACPWPVLFLTGNGDVGTAVAAVKNGAWDFLEKPFQDNVLVDRVEQALAAAAANGNANQEAHRLRYALASLSPREREVLDQLILGHYNKNIADYLGITPRTVEFHRANIFEKMGVSSAIELAHKLGRLQPIGAPPDKV, from the coding sequence GTGAGCACTGCAGCCATTTACATTGTTGATGACGACGCCGACATGCGCGAGGGCTTGGCATGGTTGTTCGACTCGCGGGGTCACAAAGCCACCACCTGGGACAGCGGTCCGCCGTTTATCGACTCGGTCAAAGCCCGCGCCGGTGTGTGGGAGCAGGCAGTGGTGCTGCTCGATATCCGGATGGTGCCCATGACCGGCCTGCAGGTGTTTGAGCAACTCAAAGCATTGGCCTGCCCCTGGCCCGTGTTGTTTTTGACGGGCAATGGCGATGTGGGCACGGCAGTTGCCGCCGTGAAAAACGGGGCCTGGGACTTTCTGGAAAAACCGTTTCAAGACAATGTGCTGGTCGACCGTGTCGAGCAGGCCCTGGCCGCTGCAGCGGCAAACGGCAACGCCAACCAAGAGGCGCATCGCCTGCGCTATGCACTGGCTTCGCTGAGCCCCCGTGAGCGCGAGGTGCTGGACCAGCTCATCTTGGGGCACTACAACAAGAACATTGCCGATTACCTAGGCATCACTCCGCGCACGGTGGAGTTTCATCGCGCCAACATCTTCGAAAAAATGGGGGTGAGCTCGGCCATCGAGTTGGCCCACAAGCTCGGCCGCCTGCAGCCCATAGGCGCTCCCCCGGACAAGGTTTGA
- a CDS encoding two-component system sensor histidine kinase NtrB encodes MPERNPSAALNFAALRESGTGTGSRSRWPGVWLSGFLALVVGSVIALVLYLQHFESEEDTRRRAADAQWLEQSVQFHFRRLEEDLRVAARQSADVQGGLLWREPGVLLAQGWVGAPLNAPPGLWQVDESRHSLNAQALATMNDTARGLRRSAYGGPMRAADGALLPVVWLAVPYFERGYFVGNYVAALSLDTAVYGLVPEWFARSHQVRLVLDEGAVPAEPSSFKPFRAAMNLAGTDVYLEVTPIQGQPATVPRIFLLVAMVFLGGMLVSLWALRRDIQKRQQVQARLQAEVALRTAMENSVTIGLRAWDMAGRVLYVNEAFCRLVGYPAEALVGVSAPMPYWPKGNDSHIEQVHRDILAHGTQIDGVEVQFQHRDGHLLDVLIHEAPLHTDTGAHIGWMSSVLDISERKRAQAVALQQQERLEATGRLVAVGEVASTLAHELNQPLGALSSFATGLLNRLKDGRISPDETAPVVQRIARLAERAGRIIQRVNAIARRREISLQRLDLVPVLQSMAPHAMLELAPVWVKADELLIEHLLNNLLTNAQEAAQAHSDTPQVHVALLVEGEWAQLSVSDNGPGVPDENQAHIFDAFYSSKEGGMGMGLPICRSIVEAHHGRIVVDRAPELGGARFTVSLPLAAQ; translated from the coding sequence ATGCCTGAGCGCAACCCGTCCGCTGCTTTGAACTTTGCTGCCTTGCGCGAAAGCGGCACAGGCACAGGGAGCCGTAGCCGCTGGCCAGGGGTGTGGCTGTCGGGTTTCCTGGCCCTGGTGGTGGGTTCTGTGATTGCGTTGGTGCTGTACCTTCAGCACTTTGAATCGGAAGAGGACACCCGGCGCAGGGCTGCAGACGCACAGTGGCTGGAGCAGAGTGTGCAGTTTCACTTCCGCCGTCTCGAAGAAGACTTGCGGGTCGCTGCGCGCCAGTCGGCGGATGTGCAAGGGGGCTTGCTGTGGCGCGAGCCCGGTGTGTTGTTGGCCCAAGGCTGGGTGGGCGCTCCTCTGAACGCCCCGCCGGGTTTGTGGCAAGTGGATGAGTCCCGCCATTCCCTGAATGCACAGGCGCTCGCCACCATGAATGACACCGCGCGAGGGCTGCGACGCTCCGCCTATGGCGGCCCGATGCGGGCGGCCGATGGCGCTTTGCTACCCGTGGTGTGGCTGGCGGTGCCGTATTTTGAGCGGGGCTATTTTGTTGGTAATTACGTGGCTGCTTTGTCACTCGACACCGCTGTCTATGGCTTGGTGCCGGAGTGGTTTGCCCGCTCTCACCAAGTGCGTCTGGTACTTGACGAGGGAGCGGTGCCGGCAGAGCCCTCTTCATTCAAGCCATTCCGTGCTGCCATGAATCTCGCGGGCACCGATGTGTACCTGGAGGTCACACCGATCCAAGGGCAACCCGCCACCGTGCCGCGTATTTTTTTGTTGGTGGCCATGGTGTTTTTAGGCGGCATGCTGGTGAGCCTGTGGGCGTTGCGGCGCGATATCCAAAAGCGCCAGCAAGTGCAGGCGCGTTTGCAGGCCGAGGTGGCCCTGCGCACCGCTATGGAGAACTCGGTCACCATTGGCCTGCGAGCATGGGACATGGCAGGCCGGGTGCTGTATGTCAACGAGGCGTTTTGCCGTTTGGTGGGCTACCCGGCGGAGGCGCTGGTGGGTGTTTCGGCACCCATGCCGTATTGGCCCAAGGGCAATGACAGTCACATTGAGCAAGTGCACCGCGACATCTTGGCCCATGGCACGCAGATCGATGGTGTCGAGGTGCAGTTCCAGCACCGGGACGGCCATTTGTTGGATGTGTTGATCCACGAAGCCCCCCTGCACACCGACACCGGTGCGCACATCGGCTGGATGAGCTCGGTCCTGGACATCAGCGAGCGCAAGCGGGCGCAAGCCGTTGCTTTGCAGCAGCAAGAGCGTCTGGAGGCCACAGGCCGTCTGGTGGCCGTGGGCGAAGTGGCGTCGACCCTGGCCCATGAACTCAACCAGCCGCTCGGTGCCCTCAGCAGTTTCGCTACCGGCTTACTAAATCGGTTGAAAGACGGACGCATCAGCCCTGATGAGACAGCGCCTGTGGTGCAACGTATCGCCCGTCTCGCGGAGCGCGCCGGCCGCATCATTCAGCGGGTTAACGCCATCGCCCGGCGGCGCGAAATTTCCTTGCAGCGGCTCGATCTGGTGCCGGTGCTCCAGAGCATGGCACCCCACGCCATGCTCGAGCTCGCACCGGTGTGGGTCAAGGCGGATGAGCTGCTGATCGAGCACTTGCTCAATAACCTGCTCACAAACGCCCAAGAGGCTGCCCAAGCGCACTCCGATACGCCGCAAGTGCATGTGGCGTTGCTGGTGGAGGGGGAGTGGGCGCAGCTCAGCGTGTCGGACAACGGGCCGGGGGTGCCCGATGAAAACCAGGCGCACATTTTTGATGCGTTTTACAGCAGCAAAGAAGGCGGCATGGGCATGGGCTTGCCGATTTGCCGCTCGATCGTCGAGGCCCACCACGGGCGCATCGTCGTAGACCGTGCACCTGAGCTAGGGGGCGCACGGTTCACGGTCAGTTTGCCGCTGGCGGCACAATAG
- a CDS encoding TRAP transporter substrate-binding protein has translation MPSSPSPALTRRHCLQLAAAIGAANTAPRVWGAPSITVRLSHVVARDTPKGMALERFRALTEERSQGRLRVQIYPQGQLYGDHDEMQALQLGAVDMVAPSLSKFGPIGFPEFELFDLPFLFDTLEAVRRLTRGKVGKTLLDSLQRQRLSGLGFFDNGFKHMSANRPLLEPRDFVGLRMRVQASRVIAQQMRAWGAWPVTLPFSETRRALETGVVDGTENPVSNFWTQGMQAVQSDLSLTTHGYLGYAVVTHQRFWENLPAGDRRIMQGALEDALVFGNEIADAQNDKALAALHLTGAAHIHNPTPAQTRLLKNASKPVHAELAARIGQDWLRTVQNALPKGA, from the coding sequence ATGCCCTCTAGCCCCTCCCCCGCGCTGACACGGCGCCACTGTTTGCAGCTGGCTGCAGCCATTGGTGCGGCCAATACAGCGCCCAGGGTTTGGGGTGCGCCGTCGATTACGGTACGACTGTCCCATGTCGTAGCGCGAGACACGCCCAAAGGCATGGCGCTGGAACGCTTCCGCGCCCTGACCGAAGAGCGCAGCCAAGGGCGCTTGCGGGTTCAGATTTACCCCCAGGGCCAGCTTTATGGCGACCATGACGAGATGCAGGCCCTGCAGCTCGGTGCGGTCGACATGGTCGCGCCCTCCTTGTCCAAGTTCGGCCCCATCGGCTTCCCGGAGTTCGAGTTGTTCGACCTGCCCTTCTTGTTCGACACCCTGGAAGCCGTGCGCCGCCTCACGCGTGGCAAAGTGGGCAAGACCTTGCTGGACAGTTTGCAACGGCAGCGGCTATCCGGCCTGGGTTTTTTTGACAACGGCTTTAAGCACATGAGTGCGAACCGGCCCTTGCTGGAGCCCCGCGACTTTGTCGGTCTGCGCATGCGGGTGCAGGCCTCCCGGGTAATCGCACAGCAAATGCGTGCGTGGGGCGCATGGCCTGTGACCCTGCCCTTCAGCGAAACCCGACGAGCCTTGGAGACCGGGGTGGTCGACGGCACCGAGAACCCGGTGTCCAACTTCTGGACTCAGGGCATGCAAGCGGTACAGAGCGACTTGAGCCTTACGACCCATGGCTACCTGGGCTATGCGGTCGTCACCCACCAGCGCTTCTGGGAGAACCTTCCGGCCGGCGATCGCCGCATCATGCAAGGCGCGCTCGAAGACGCGCTGGTATTCGGCAATGAAATTGCAGACGCACAAAACGACAAAGCACTAGCTGCACTGCACCTGACGGGCGCAGCCCACATCCATAACCCGACCCCTGCGCAAACCCGGCTCCTCAAGAACGCATCAAAGCCGGTACACGCCGAGCTGGCTGCCCGAATCGGGCAGGACTGGTTGCGCACCGTGCAAAACGCCCTCCCCAAAGGGGCCTAG
- a CDS encoding tripartite tricarboxylate transporter TctB family protein, producing the protein MKIQSQKDFYSGLMFTIVGGSFALGASSYQLGTGARMGPGYFPLILGILLAVLGCAIAVKSMITPTPDGDKVGKFAWKPLFFIISANLVFGACIGGLPMIGLKPLGLIVGIYLLTYIASHAGDEHKFKEVAVLATVLALLSYVAFIVLLKLQFPVWPAYFTA; encoded by the coding sequence TTGAAAATCCAAAGTCAAAAAGACTTCTACTCCGGCCTGATGTTCACCATCGTGGGAGGCAGTTTTGCGCTGGGCGCCAGCTCCTACCAGCTGGGTACCGGCGCCCGCATGGGCCCCGGCTACTTCCCCTTGATCCTGGGCATCCTGCTCGCTGTGCTGGGCTGTGCGATTGCTGTGAAGAGCATGATCACCCCCACGCCAGACGGCGACAAGGTCGGCAAATTCGCCTGGAAGCCCCTGTTCTTCATCATCAGCGCCAACCTGGTGTTTGGTGCCTGCATCGGCGGACTGCCCATGATTGGCTTGAAACCTCTGGGCCTGATCGTCGGCATCTACCTGCTCACCTACATCGCCAGCCACGCTGGTGATGAACACAAGTTCAAGGAAGTGGCTGTATTGGCTACTGTCCTTGCGCTCTTGAGCTACGTCGCCTTCATTGTTCTCCTCAAACTGCAGTTCCCGGTCTGGCCTGCTTACTTCACGGCCTAA